The following proteins are co-located in the Tiliqua scincoides isolate rTilSci1 chromosome 8, rTilSci1.hap2, whole genome shotgun sequence genome:
- the LOC136659341 gene encoding kelch-like protein 12 has protein sequence MESDGIQAELPSLRRCIRQGIRLLYLRQQFCDVTLVAEGRRFPCHRALLASVSLYFQRMFTSSFKESREGEIILKDLSATSLQSLLDYVYTGELLPQVEDAEQLFAAASRLQMVPALEITSRFLAEQISKKNCLELYVLAHSHNHLPLLHSALRYVTSCFEGLIEQAAFLSLDVSVLISIISSDSLAVDSEVTVYRAVRRWVGHDPTERLPKFTELMGHIRLPLLVPEELAEVRADTAEFCKRVRLPWEDLSAEERLWASGGLRRGMYHDGIVCLGLPKWSEMNLGEEELDSHVHFFDPTTEWWEQLPDLKSLTSPGCISMGHKLYVTGGQHLDGSYSASLFVYDALRGYWSQLPSMSMARAWHAFLQCKKKLYVAGGWDHTGALVGAESFDLEHEEWAEIASLPFTLRYFASTSLKSKLYLIGGEMEMGGPDFPTPHRGFLVYDTSSKAWSNVPMTFDFYEASAVTLDNSIIVVGGLSEDGTHGSRHFTGRCVCLLRDGTVNQDVHIPPLPIAISYPGVVCWQKRIYVFGGDSNDSFSSSIHYWAPGQLDWIQCAAKLPDPNYGAFGFGCIPLKVPRKKFLSLFQRRPATSEHG, from the exons ATGGAGTCAGATGGCATCCAGGCTGAGCTCCCATCTCTCAGACGCTGCATCCGGCAGG GGATCAGACTGCTATATCTGAGGCAGCAGTTCTGCGATGTCACACTGGTGGCGGAAGGAAGGCGCTTCCCTTGTCACAG GGCTCTCTTGGCCTCAGTCAGCCTTTACTTCCAGCGCATGTTCACCAGCTCCTTCAAGGAGTCTCGGGAAGGTGAGATCATCCTCAAGGACTTGTCCGCCACCTCCCTCCAGAGTCTCCTGGACTACGTATACACAGGGGAGCTGCTGCCCCAAGTTGAAGATGCGGAACAGTTATTTGCCGCGGCCAGCAGGCTTCAGATGGTGCCTGCCCTGGAGATCACCAGCAG ATTCCTGGCAGAGCAAATTTCCAAGAAGAACTGCCTGGAGCTGTACGTACTGGCTCACTCCCACAACCACCTGCCTCTCCTCCACTCAGCACTGCGCTATGTCACATCCTGCTTTGAGGGTCTCATAGAGCAAGCCGCTTTCCTCTCCCTGGACGTCAGTGTCCTGATCAGTATCATCAGCTCAGACAGCCTGGCGGTGGACTCAGAGGTGACCGTGTACAGGGCTGTGCGCCGTTGGGTGGGACATGACCCCACCGAGCGCCTCCCAAAGTTCACCGAACTGATGGGGCACATCCGCCTCCCTCTCCTGGTCCCCGAAGAGCTTGCTGAGGTCCGGGCTGACACGGCTGAGTTTTGCAAGCGTGTGCGCCTGCCTTGGGAGGACCTAAGCGCTGAAGAAAGGCTGTGGGCCAGTGGAGGGCTGCGGAGGGGCATGTACCACGATGGGATCGTGTGCTTAGGGCTCCCCAAATGGAGTGAGATgaacctgggggaagaggagctGGATTCTCATGTGCACTTCTTTGATCCAACCACTGAATGGTGGGAACAGCTGCCTGACCTGAAATCGCTGACCTCCCCTGGGTGCATCTCCATGGGCCACAAACTCTATGTGACTGGTGGGCAGCATTTGGATGGCTCCTACTCTGCTAGTCTGTTTGTGTATGATGCACTCAGGGGTTACTGGTCCCAGCTCCCCTCCATGTCCATGGCCCGCGCTTGGCACGCGTTCCTCCAATGCAAGAAGAAGCTGTATGTCGCCGGCGGATGGGATCACACTGGGGCCCTGGTGGGCGCCGAGAGCTTTGACTTGGAGCACGAGGAGTGGGCAGAAATCGCCAGCCTCCCGTTCACCTTGCGGTATTTCGCCTCCACATCACTCAAGAGCAAACTCTATCTCATTGGGGGAGAGATGGAGATGGGAGGCCCTGACTTTCCAACCCCCCACAGGGGCTTCCTGGTTTATGACACTTCTTCAAAGGCCTGGTCCAACGTCCCCATGACATTCGACTTCTACGAAGCAAGCGCCGTCACTCTGGACAACAGCATCATTGTGGTGGGAGGCCTCTCTGAAGACGGTACCCACGGAAGCCGCCATTTCACCGGGCGCTGCGTCTGCCTGCTCCGAGATGGCACCGTCAACCAAGATGTCCACATCCCACCGCTCCCCATTGCAATCTCTTACCCAGGCGTAGTCTGCTGGCAAAAGAGGATTTATGTGTTTGGGGGAGACAGTAACGACTCCTTCTCCAGCTCCATCCATTACTGGGCACCAGGGCAGCTGGACTGGATCCAGTGTGCGGCAAAATTACCAGACCCCAATTATGGGGCATTTGGGTTTGGGTGCATACCACTTAAGGTGCCCAGGAAAAAGTTCCTTTCCCTCTTTCAAAGAAGACCCGCCACCTCAGAACACGGCTGA